In a genomic window of Bubalus bubalis isolate 160015118507 breed Murrah chromosome 17, NDDB_SH_1, whole genome shotgun sequence:
- the LOC102404034 gene encoding ubiquitin-conjugating enzyme E2 L3-like, translating into MAASRRLMKELEEIRKCGMKNFRNIQVDEANLLTWQGLIVPDNPPYDKGAFRIEINFPAEYPFKPPKITFRTKIYHPNIDEKGQVCLPVISAENWKPATKTDQVIQSLIALVNDPQAEHPLRADLAEEYSKDRKKFCKNAEQFTKKYGEKRPVD; encoded by the coding sequence ATGGCGGCCAGCAGGAGGCTGATGAAGGAGCTTGAAGAAATCCGGAAGTGTGGGATGAAAAACTTCCGTAACATCCAGGTCGATGAAGCTAATTTGCTGACTTGGCAAGGGCTCATTGTTCCCGACAACCCTCCCTATGATAAGGGGGCCTTCAGAATCGAAATCAACTTTCCAGCAGAGTACCCCTTCAAACCACCGAAGATCACGTTCAGAACGAAGATCTACCACCCGAACATCGACGAGAAGGGGCAGGTGTGTCTGCCGGTAATTAGTGCTGAAAACTGGAAGCCAGCAACCAAAACCGACCAAGTTATCCAGTCCCTCATAGCACTGGTGAATGACCCCCAGGCGGAGCACCCGCTCCGGGCTGACCTAGCCGAAGAATACTCTAAGGACCGTAAAAAATTCTGTAAGAATGCCGAACAGTTTACAAAGAAATATGGGGAAAAGCGACCTGTGGACTAA